One Pyrus communis chromosome 13, drPyrComm1.1, whole genome shotgun sequence genomic window carries:
- the LOC137712414 gene encoding uncharacterized protein, producing MDNTRNRNRKRARDDSENSDSSETNHTQPLSKLVRVDSSNSVASSHESGTTGEESNNLDVNSGESLTQTPDRGDSDELGMGSAEVKLIQDDLLNILDDSDAVPEIQGLDSVIKSFEEEIQVPAFPASEATSASGQSTQPELGYLLEASDDELGLPPTNGASEEGKIEAADFTTSGSEAVELDGMVGFENDMIPSYDSFDFGIGGDSEFANNNYIDGVEYLALDGLFDYPGGGVADVSWRTESLSAL from the coding sequence ATGGATAACACCAGGAACCGCAATAGGAAGCGAGCCCGAGATGACTCGGAGAACTCGGACTCCTCAGAAACCAACCATACCCAACCCCTGTCAAAACTTGTCCGAGTTGACTCGAGCAACTCGGTTGCCAGCTCCCACGAGTCGGGCACCACCGGAGAGGAATCGAACAACTTGGATGTTAACTCGGGCGAGTCGTTGACTCAGACTCCCGACCGAGGTGACTCGGACGAGTTGGGGATGGGCTCGGCAGAGGTCAAGCTGATACAAGACGACCTACTAAACATCCTGGACGACTCTGACGCCGTCCCGGAGATTCAAGGCCTTGACTCGGTGATTAAGAGCTTCGAGGAAGAGATACAAGTTCCGGCATTTCCCGCATCTGAAGCCACGTCAGCTTCAGGCCAGTCGACGCAGCCGGAACTTGGTTACCTTCTGGAAGCTTCTGACGACGAGCTTGGTCTTCCACCGACCAATGGAGCAAGTGAGGAGGGAAAAATCGAGGCTGCTGATTTCACCACGAGTGGCTCCGAGGCCGTTGAATTGGATGGCATGGTAGGGTTCGAGAACGACATGATTCCGAGTTACGACTCGTTCGACTTCGGAATCGGTGGCGACTCTGAATTTGCTAATAACAATTATATTGATGGGGTGGAGTACCTGGCTTTAGACGGTTTGTTTGATTACCCGGGCGGCGGCGTTGCGGATGTTTCGTGGCGAACCGAGTCCCTTTCGGCTTTGTAG